A window of Terriglobia bacterium genomic DNA:
CTTGTTCTCCAGCGTGGCTCTCACGCGTCAGCCAACGAACTTGTACCCCACACCATGAACGGTAAGGAAAAACTGCGGCTGCTCGGGGTTGGGCTCGAGCTTTTGCCGCAGGCGAACGATGTGTGCGTCCACGGTTCGCGTGGTCGGAAAGCGCTCGTAGCCCCAGACGTCGCCCAGCAGACGGTCGCGGCTCAAGGTTTCGCCGCTGTGGTTGATGAAATATTTCAGCAACTCGAATTCCTTCGCCGACACTTCCACGGCCTTGCCGCGGCGCGTCACCCGGCATTTCTTCAGGTCCACCGAAATATCGGAGAACCCCATGCAGTCGCCGTTCGCGCCGGCGTGCGGCGCCCGCCGCAGCACCGCCTTGGTGCGCGCCAGAAGTTCGCGAATGCTGAATGGCTTGGTGACGTAGTCGTCTGCTCCCAATTCCAGTCCTACCACCTTGTCCACCTCCTGTCCGCGCGCGGTGAGCATGATGATCGGCATGGACGGCCGCTTCGCCTTGAGCTGCTTGCATACATCGAGTCCGCTCATCCTCGGCATCATGACGTCGAGTAGGACCAAGTCGGGTGACTCCTTCAGCGCGCGCTCCAGTCCGTCCACCCCGTCGTACGCCGCTACCACCTCGTAGCCCTCAAACTCGAAGTTGTCCCTCAGCCCGGCCACCATGTTGGGTTCGTCTTCGATGATCAGAATCTTGCTCATTTACGCCACCCCCACGCCTTGTTTCATGTCAGGCCCGCTCGCTGCGACCACCGCTGGCGACACCGGGAGCACCAGGCTGAACTTGCTGCCCTGGCCGGGCGTACTC
This region includes:
- a CDS encoding response regulator transcription factor, with the protein product MSKILIIEDEPNMVAGLRDNFEFEGYEVVAAYDGVDGLERALKESPDLVLLDVMMPRMSGLDVCKQLKAKRPSMPIIMLTARGQEVDKVVGLELGADDYVTKPFSIRELLARTKAVLRRAPHAGANGDCMGFSDISVDLKKCRVTRRGKAVEVSAKEFELLKYFINHSGETLSRDRLLGDVWGYERFPTTRTVDAHIVRLRQKLEPNPEQPQFFLTVHGVGYKFVG